The following proteins come from a genomic window of Lolium rigidum isolate FL_2022 chromosome 5, APGP_CSIRO_Lrig_0.1, whole genome shotgun sequence:
- the LOC124658435 gene encoding basic leucine zipper 43-like, protein MLQHYHGEVASLHCLSPPNPPFHNTHYHHSGMLTGVTPPPPFHFSAATYEYEYDEPIQEALTVVGNSSAGCNGADGIHGGVVAVAAEQERKRRRMVSNRESARRSRTRKQRQLSVLWAQVVHLRDANRRTLDELNQALRSCGDLRRDNDRLSGEKAQLETKLEDLTQAHKNNNALPSSSSEQYQNTTAAE, encoded by the coding sequence ATGCTGCAGCATTACCATGGCGAGGTGGCCAGCCTGCACTGCCTCTCACCTCCCAACCCACCGTTCCACAACACTCATTACCATCACAGCGGCATGCTCACCGGCGTGACGCCGCCTCCTCCCTTCCACTTCTCAGCGGCTACGTATGAGTACGAGTACGACGAACCTATCCAGGAAGCCTTGACTGTCGTCGGCAACAGCTCGGCTGGCTGCAATGGCGCCGATGGCATCCACGGCGGGGTGGTAGCAGTTGCGGCTGAGCAGGAGCGGAAGCGGCGGAGGATGGTATCCAACCGCGAGTCGGCGAGGCGGTCGCGCACGCGCAAGCAGCGGCAGCTGAGCGTGCTGTGGGCGCAGGTCGTCCACCTCCGCGACGCCAACCGCCGCACCCTCGACGAGCTCAACCAGGCACTGAGGAGCTGCGGTGACTTGCGCCGCGACAACGACCGTCTCAGCGGCGAGAAGGCCCAGCTAGAGACCAAGCTCGAGGACCTCACGCAAGCCCACAAGAACAACAACGCCCTCCCGAGCTCGTCTTCAGAACAATACCAAAATACTACTGCTGCTGAATGA